The genomic stretch tatttctatttatttttattatattatagtatattgcattatatgtttaactatgaaaaaataacttagtttatatatttttcagaaactcAAAGCAGCAAAAGGTTCAACAGAAACAGCAAAATCGAACAAATACTAGAAAATCTCTTGTTACAACTAAAAAACCAGATAGTAAGATTGTCATCAAAAAGGATGacaagaaaattgtaaaaaaagatgataccAATAAGGtttgctaaataaaaaaaatagaaatacatatttatattttaaggttttaaaaaattatgaatattaatataaatcaatattacaataattacagGACAAGTCAGAGACAGAAAAAGATGATGTCGAATTAGAAGAACGCAAATTTGAACCATCTACTACTGATAAAGATCTTGTAGAAATATtaggtaatattattattattatttacaaacatattggcaaaaatataaaaaataaaaacagttaTTGAgacattgatattaaaattatagaaagagATATTGTTCAAAAAAATCCAAATATTCATTGGGATGATATAGCAGATTTACATGAAGCAAAAAGATTACTGGAGGAAGCAGTTGTGCTTCCAATGTGGATGCctgattttttcaaagtatatctccttttttaatctattataaattgtaataaaattttattatgctaaCATAAACGTGATATTTTTAGGGAATTAGACGACCTTGGAAAGGAGTACTCATGGTTGGGCCACCAGGCACAGGTAAAACTATGCTCGCAAAGGCTGTTGCAACAGAATGTGGCACAACATTTTTCAATGTCTCATCCTCTACATTGACATCAAAATATAGAGGTGAATCAGAGAAACTCGTTCGACTATTGTTTGAAATGGtaagacaatattttaataaaatatttaatcgaaatttatatctaagcAGATTTCTATTGATTTCTCTAGAGAAATGTAACATTCCActcacattattaatataccttATTATCTGGACACACAGGCTAGATTTTACGCACCCAGTACAATCTTCATTGATGAAATTGATTCTTTGTGCTCTAGAAGAGGATCTGAATCAGAACATGAAGCTTCACGTCGTGTGAAATCCGAGCTTCTTGTTCAGATGGATGGAATAAGTTCCAAtaggtaaaatattatattggacgactgtgtttattttattgattataataatataagagcaGATATTCATCAAGTATCCTTTTTTATAGCGAAGATCCAAGCAAAGTGGTGATGGTATTAGCAGCAACGAATTTTCCATGGGATATCGACGAAGCTCTGAGAAGACGCTTGGAAAAACGTATTTATATTCCATTACCTAATCGtaagttttgataaattttagtttctcAACAAGAGACACATGCAATATatccttaaaatataaaatatatttttcgattttttcatttttcagatGAAGGCAGAGAAGCATTATTAAGGATAAACCTTCGTGAAGTCAAAGTGGATTCATCTGTAAACTTGGCAGATATTGCAAAGAAACTCGAAGGTTATTCTGGTGCAGATATCACGAATGTTTGTAGGTGAGTGaagaattatgaaataatctgCATATACTAAATGCAGATATAtctgcatatattataatatattgctattTCATCATTTAGAGATGCTTCGATGATGCTGATGCGAAAGAAAATTGCGGGTTTGAGGCCTGATCAGATCAGACAATTACCAAAGGAAGAATTGGACTTGCCTGTATCTGCTGCTGATTTTGATGAAGCTGTTGAGAGATGTAACAAAAGTGTTTCCCAGGAggatttggaaaaatatgagaaatggATGAGTGAATTTGGTTCCTCTTGATATCATTCTGTTaagaaataacataatttattgacATAAGTTTATTGCTTGTATGCATGTGTTGACatcattacaattataatattattttctttaacacATATAAAATGGAGAGCTTCTTAATCTTTAAtcctaaattttaaagaactttatcatatttatctttatatacttaagattttaaaaaaatcaaattctgAAATAAGATTACATGGTAGAAATAATAacttgtgtaatatttttaatcttaaccATAACATTATAACTAAGacttaatttgtaataacaaATCAGTTGTAAGTAATGaggcttttatttaatatatttttattgtgtgtctgtgtgcatatatgtatttgtatgtgATTAAATTTGTGTGTGATTaaaagtgtataaatatataaatgtatgcataataatatgcttttaagaaacaatatttcgatatattaatttttatattttcatagcTTGTATATCTCAAACTTTTTTTGGAGCACAACCCTCTTTCCGTAATTTGTTTGTTTCTTCATCTATACTTTTGGAGTCTTTTGGTGCTTTGTAATTAGTAACATGATCCACTCGTATTACTCTGCCTAAAATCTACAaaagtaaaacaaattttcttttatgttgagattttttatcatatattattttatcaactttgaggaatataaaattaaatatatatatatatatatatatatatatatatatatatatatatatacacataaaataatataaatatatttttttatatatgtacacatatacttttatgtgaaaaaagatcattattattttgttacatatttacttaatattgttaacaaatgaaaaacattagtttacaatattataaataacaatagttacaatattataaataacaataatttacaatcttatgtattaaaatataccttTATACCATTAAAATTGTCAACTGCCAATATAGTACTCCTTTGATCTTCGTAACACAAAAAGCCATATCCCTTTTGTTTTCCAGTATCTTTGTCTCTgattaagtttatattaacTACTTCTCCATATCTacaacatatattacatttataaaaaaactaattgcCTATACAAgtgataattgtaattaatgtaGATTTTAACTTACTGAGAAAAGATAGCAATAACATCACCTTCTGTTAAATCGTATGGTAAACCACCAATGAAAATCCAAGCGCTATCTTTATATTGATCATGCCAAGATGTTTTGTTGTTACTTTGTAACTCTTGCTCAGTGagcttctttatatttttgacattactaaaaatataggTTATTCAtattagttaaatataatttttagcttccaaattaaaaatttttattacatatatatatatatatatatatatatatatatatatatatatatatataaatttaaaatatataatatataaaatatatagtttatatctATTAGTTTCGTGCTTTTTTCCTTTGTTTATGTGCGCTAATATTTCTTAACTTATACatgtgaattataaattgaaaagtatGCATACGTTAAAGGATTCATATTGCAACATATATACACGATAAACTTAAATtcaacaaagatatatttctaaataatctataaataaacaaattttaattgaaaacgaTGTATCACGGAGCGCGCAAAatattgagattttttattaggGGATAGGGGATAGGTAATTCACTCTTATCTCGTAGTTGTGGGTCATACTGAAGAAGTGAAGAGGGCAGGATTATCGTCCCCCATCACTATTCACCTATGTCCTAGGCTGTGTtcgtttattgaaaattgtacAAGAATTGACAAAGAGGCCTATTACGGTTTTCGAAACGaagtgaaaaatacaaaagtgagGAAATTCACtagaatatttacaatttcatttgTT from Cataglyphis hispanica isolate Lineage 1 chromosome 3, ULB_Chis1_1.0, whole genome shotgun sequence encodes the following:
- the LOC126859541 gene encoding katanin p60 ATPase-containing subunit A-like 1; amino-acid sequence: MAVSINEICENTKLAREMALMGNYDTSGVYYQGVVQQIHRLLATIADATRKAKWQVVQHQIVEEFEKVKATSNTLQLFKVDTHGERLLGTSCLSFEEPTRDPALWSYSNSEPSWNQMPARDPDVWPPLTPAEQKNSKQQKVQQKQQNRTNTRKSLVTTKKPDSKIVIKKDDKKIVKKDDTNKDKSETEKDDVELEERKFEPSTTDKDLVEILERDIVQKNPNIHWDDIADLHEAKRLLEEAVVLPMWMPDFFKGIRRPWKGVLMVGPPGTGKTMLAKAVATECGTTFFNVSSSTLTSKYRGESEKLVRLLFEMARFYAPSTIFIDEIDSLCSRRGSESEHEASRRVKSELLVQMDGISSNSEDPSKVVMVLAATNFPWDIDEALRRRLEKRIYIPLPNHEGREALLRINLREVKVDSSVNLADIAKKLEGYSGADITNVCRDASMMLMRKKIAGLRPDQIRQLPKEELDLPVSAADFDEAVERCNKSVSQEDLEKYEKWMSEFGSS
- the LOC126859545 gene encoding RNA-binding motif protein, X-linked 2-like — encoded protein: MNPLTNVKNIKKLTEQELQSNNKTSWHDQYKDSAWIFIGGLPYDLTEGDVIAIFSQYGEVVNINLIRDKDTGKQKGYGFLCYEDQRSTILAVDNFNGIKILGRVIRVDHVTNYKAPKDSKSIDEETNKLRKEGCAPKKV